The following proteins are encoded in a genomic region of Bufo bufo chromosome 11, aBufBuf1.1, whole genome shotgun sequence:
- the LOC120982457 gene encoding synaptojanin-2-binding protein — MTAVKEIELIRGPSGLGFNIVGGTDQQYVSHDSGIYVSSIKENGAAAVDGRLQEGDRILEVNGIKLENLLHKTAVDLFRSSGDHVVLKVQPQNHLNGPLGGRSDRDSEGTSLVMVVVPIILATLAIYAFVKFRQRSARF; from the exons ATGACAGCGGTGAAGGAGATCGAGCTCATCAGGGGCCCCTCAG GTCTGGGGTTTAATATTGTGGGTGGCACAGACCAGCAATATGTCTCCCATGACAGTGGCATCTATGTCAGTAGCATcaaggagaacggagctgcgGCAGTGGATGGCAGGCTGCAGGAAGGGGACCGGATATTGGAG GTAAACGGTATAAAACTCGAAAATCTCTTGCATAAGACGGCAGTGGACCTCTTCAGAAGTTCTGGTGACCACGTGGTGCTAAAAGTTCAACCCCAG aatCATCTTAATGGCCCTTTGGGAGGTAGAAGTGATAGAGACTCTGAGGGGACGTCGCTGGTGATGGTTGTGGTGCCCATCATTCTAGCTACTCTGGCCATCTATGCATTTGTAAAATTCCGACAACGTTCAGCGCGATTCTAA